A part of Miscanthus floridulus cultivar M001 chromosome 6, ASM1932011v1, whole genome shotgun sequence genomic DNA contains:
- the LOC136456335 gene encoding universal stress protein A-like protein isoform X3: protein MAAPAPHEGQEQQGGHHQQRLQKVMVAVDESECSRHALEWVLRNLAPTLAPPLLVLTVQPPFPLGYVSAASFGAPLGTVPPVAPELMKSMQEQQRQLTQALLDKARAICAEHGVAVETIVEVGDAKEVICEAAEKKNVDLLVLGSHSRGPIQRLFLGSVSNYCVHHSKRPVLVVKNQG from the exons ATGGCTGCGCCAGCGCCGCATGAGGGGCAGGAGCAGCAGGGTGGCCACCACCAGCAGAGGCTGCAGAAGGTGATGGTGGCGGTGGACGAGAGCGAGTGCAGCCGCCACGCGCTGGAGTGGGTGCTGCGGAACCTGGCGCCCACGCTGGCGCCGCCGCTACTGGTGCTCACCGTGCAGCCGCCCTTCCCCCTTGGATATGTCTCCGCCGCGTCCTTTGGCGCACCTC TGGGCACCGTTCCTCCGGTAGCGCCGGAGCTCATGAAGTCGATGCAGGAGCAGCAGAGGCAGCTCACGCAGGCGCTCCTCGACAAGGCCAGGGCCATCTGCGCTGAGCATGGG GTTGCTGTAGAGACAATTGTTGAGGTAGGAGATGCAAAAGAGGTGATCTGTGAAGCAGCTGAGAAGAAAAATGTTGATCTGCTAGTTCTTGGAAGCCACAGTCGTGGGCCAATACAAAG GTTGTTTCTTGGGAGCGTCAGCAACTACTGTGTACATCATTCTAAGCGTCCAGTTCTTGTTGTGAAGAACCAAGGCTGA
- the LOC136456334 gene encoding protein DEHYDRATION-INDUCED 19 homolog 3-like, translated as MDSEHWISRLAAAKRYYAAQLGHVDDVPGMGTEEVEMEMEDDGDMEMEMEMALELGDATWTEVACPYCYEDHDVASLCVHLEEDHPYEPHAAPCPICSQRITRDMLNHITMQHGYLFKNGHRSRRFIIPERDAISLLSRDLRGTHLQALLGGVHGHRSNNAVTTNISSDPLLSSFGLNFPTSDAPEPSKSASSIPDGASIRKETPVQPWESSIDSSLTSEEREQKRKQATDRATFVQGLVLSTLFGD; from the exons ATGGACTCGGAGCACTGGATCTCGCGCCTGGCCGCCGCCAAGCGCTACTACGCGGCGCAGCTCGGCCACGTCGACG ATGTGCCCGGGATGGGAACTGAGGaggtggagatggagatggaggacgACGGcgacatggagatggagatggagatggcgcTGGAGCTCGGCGACGCGACGTGGACGGAGGTCGCCTGCCCCTACTGCTACGAGGACCATGACGTCGCGTCCCTCTGCGTCCACCTCGAGGAGGACCACCCCTACGAGCCCCACGCCGCG CCCTGCCCCATTTGCTCCCAAAGGATTACAAGAGATATGCTTAACCATATCACCATGCAACATGGTTATTTGTTCAAG AATGGTCACAGGTCTCGCAGATTTATTATTCCCGAGAGAGATGCGATTTCTTTATTGAGCCGAGATCTACGTGGTACTCATTTACAGGCTCTTCTAGGGGGTGTTCATGGCCACAGATCAAATAACGCAGTGACCACAAACATTTCCAGTGATCCTCTTCTTTCATCGTTTGGCCTGAACTTCCCAACATCAGATGCACCAGAACCATCAAAATCAGCATCTTCTATTCCAGATGGTGCCTCAATACGTAAGGAGACACCAGTTCAGCCTTGGGAATCAAG TATCGATTCATCTCTCACAAGCGAGGAAAGGGAGCAAAAGCGGAAACAAGCGACCGACAGAGCAACCTTTGTGCAAGGCCTAGTGCTGTCTACACTATTCGGAGATTGA
- the LOC136456335 gene encoding uncharacterized protein isoform X1: MYICLDALKKGFKAGCRKVVGLDGCFFKGATNGELLCAIGRDANSQMYPIAWVVVEKENNDSWDWFCDLLFRDIEVYGGTGWVFISDQQKGILNAVQKWAPDAEHRNYARHIYANWRKKFKKEWQKKFWACAKAPCVTLFNLAKARLANDTQARAQAIMNTGPHHWSRAWFRLGSFCDSVDNNMCKSFNKWIVEARYFPIITMLETIRRKVMVRIQHNRTKSDGWNTVICPNILKKLNTYINLSGVCHAICNGQDLFEVVHWSNRFTVDLNKKECYCRYWQLSEMPCPHAISCIFFKTNDLSPFIASCYSVEQFKNTYNHCLLPVEGINAWSVSKKTPLKAPGYVKMPGRPKKERKREAHEKPKSGKASKVGTIIRCRKCKQIGHNRSTCDKRNNGQSQNTSQVPREQGGTSSSAPHHSFAASMKRKANTAPCTQNKRTRTTKVWFQNQCNIIANF, encoded by the coding sequence ATGTACATATGCCTTGATGCTTTGAAGAAAGGGTTCAAGGCAGGATGTAGAAAAGTTGTTGGGCTAGATGGGTGCTTCTTCAAGGGAGCTACAAATGGTGAGCTGCTATGTGCAATTGGCAGAGATGCAAACAGCCAAATGTATCCTATTGCATGGGTTGTGGTGGAGAAagagaacaatgatagttgggaTTGGTTTTGTGATcttttgtttagagatatagaggtGTATGGTGGCACTGGATGGGTTTTCATATCAGACCAGCAAAAGGGAATTTTGAATGCAGTGCAGAAATGGGCTCCAGATGCTGAACACAGGAATTATGCTAGGCATATATATGCCAATTGGAGGAAAAAGTTCAAAAAGGAGTGGCAGAAGAAATTTTGGGCTTGTGCAAAGGCCCCTTGTGTCACATTGTTCAACCTAGCCAAGGCAAGACTTGCAAATGATACACAAGCTAGAGCTCAGGCTATAATGAACACTGGTCCACATCACTGGAGCCGTGCCTGGTTCAGGTTAGGTTCTTTTTGTGATTCAGTTGATAACAATATGTGTAAATCTTTCAATAAATGGATTGTAGAGGCTAGATACTTTCCAATTATTACCATGCTCGAGACAATTAGGAGAAAAGTCATGGTTAGGATTCAACACAACAGGACCAAATCAGATGGGTGGAACACAGTCATATGCCCAAATATCTTGAAAAAATTGAATACATACATCAATTTATCTGGTGTTTGCCATGCAATATGTAATGGACAAGACCTATTTGAAGTGGTTCACTGGAGTAACAGGTTCACTGTGGACCTGAACAAAAAGGAGTGTTACTGTAGATATTGGCAATTATCTGAAATGCCATGTCCTCATGCCATATCTTGCATTTTCTTCAAGACAAATGATCTGTCACCATTCATTGCTAGCTGCTACTCAGTGGAACAGTTCAAAAACACATATAATCATTGCCTGTTGCCTGTGGAAGGAATTAATGCATGGTCTGTTTCAAAGAAAACACCACTGAAGGCTCCTGGATATGTAAAGATGCCTGGTAGGCCaaagaaggaaagaaagagagaagCACATGAGAAACCAAAATCTGGAAAGGCCTCAAAGGTGGGCACAATTATCAGGTGTAGGAAATGCAAGCAAATTGGTCATAACAGGTCTACATGTGACAAAAGGAATAATGGCCAGTCCCAGAATACCTCACAGGTTCCAAGAGAACAAGGTGGAACTTCATCAAGTGCACCTCACCATAGCTTTGCTGCATCCATGAAGAGGAAAGCAAATACAGCTCCATGTACACAGAACAAAAGGACAAGGACAACCAAGGTATGGTTCCAAAACCAGTGCAACATTATTGCTAATTTCTGA
- the LOC136456335 gene encoding uncharacterized protein isoform X2: MYICLDALKKGFKAGCRKVVGLDGCFFKGATNGELLCAIGRDANSQMYPIAWVVVEKENNDSWDWFCDLLFRDIEVYGGTGWVFISDQQKGILNAVQKWAPDAEHRNYARHIYANWRKKFKKEWQKKFWACAKAPCVTLFNLAKARLANDTQARAQAIMNTGPHHWSRAWFRLGSFCDSVDNNMCKSFNKWIVEARYFPIITMLETIRRKVMVRIQHNRTKSDGWNTVICPNILKKLNTYINLSGVCHAICNGQDLFEVVHWSNRFTVDLNKKECYCRYWQLSEMPCPHAISCIFFKTNDLSPFIASCYSVEQFKNTYNHCLLPVEGINAWSVSKKTPLKAPGYVKMPGRPKKERKREAHEKPKSGKASKVGTIIRCRKCKQIGHNRSTCDKRNNGQSQNTSQVPREQGGTSSSAPHHSFAASMKRKANTAPCTQNKRTRTTKA; the protein is encoded by the exons ATGTACATATGCCTTGATGCTTTGAAGAAAGGGTTCAAGGCAGGATGTAGAAAAGTTGTTGGGCTAGATGGGTGCTTCTTCAAGGGAGCTACAAATGGTGAGCTGCTATGTGCAATTGGCAGAGATGCAAACAGCCAAATGTATCCTATTGCATGGGTTGTGGTGGAGAAagagaacaatgatagttgggaTTGGTTTTGTGATcttttgtttagagatatagaggtGTATGGTGGCACTGGATGGGTTTTCATATCAGACCAGCAAAAGGGAATTTTGAATGCAGTGCAGAAATGGGCTCCAGATGCTGAACACAGGAATTATGCTAGGCATATATATGCCAATTGGAGGAAAAAGTTCAAAAAGGAGTGGCAGAAGAAATTTTGGGCTTGTGCAAAGGCCCCTTGTGTCACATTGTTCAACCTAGCCAAGGCAAGACTTGCAAATGATACACAAGCTAGAGCTCAGGCTATAATGAACACTGGTCCACATCACTGGAGCCGTGCCTGGTTCAGGTTAGGTTCTTTTTGTGATTCAGTTGATAACAATATGTGTAAATCTTTCAATAAATGGATTGTAGAGGCTAGATACTTTCCAATTATTACCATGCTCGAGACAATTAGGAGAAAAGTCATGGTTAGGATTCAACACAACAGGACCAAATCAGATGGGTGGAACACAGTCATATGCCCAAATATCTTGAAAAAATTGAATACATACATCAATTTATCTGGTGTTTGCCATGCAATATGTAATGGACAAGACCTATTTGAAGTGGTTCACTGGAGTAACAGGTTCACTGTGGACCTGAACAAAAAGGAGTGTTACTGTAGATATTGGCAATTATCTGAAATGCCATGTCCTCATGCCATATCTTGCATTTTCTTCAAGACAAATGATCTGTCACCATTCATTGCTAGCTGCTACTCAGTGGAACAGTTCAAAAACACATATAATCATTGCCTGTTGCCTGTGGAAGGAATTAATGCATGGTCTGTTTCAAAGAAAACACCACTGAAGGCTCCTGGATATGTAAAGATGCCTGGTAGGCCaaagaaggaaagaaagagagaagCACATGAGAAACCAAAATCTGGAAAGGCCTCAAAGGTGGGCACAATTATCAGGTGTAGGAAATGCAAGCAAATTGGTCATAACAGGTCTACATGTGACAAAAGGAATAATGGCCAGTCCCAGAATACCTCACAGGTTCCAAGAGAACAAGGTGGAACTTCATCAAGTGCACCTCACCATAGCTTTGCTGCATCCATGAAGAGGAAAGCAAATACAGCTCCATGTACACAGAACAAAAGGACAAGGACAACCAAG GCTTGA